Part of the Paenibacillus sp. JNUCC32 genome is shown below.
AGCTGGCGGGGCGAAGCGATTCCTTCTTGTCCTCATTTTATTGGTAGTATTTAATATTCGTGCCCGGTCGACAAAACTAGAACCCTTAAGCCCTGATGTTATGTGTTACAATGATGGTGCATACGGATGAGGAAGATGAAGGGCGGGTGTACCGATGAAACGAAGCCGAGGAACGATCGTTAAATTACTGTTCATAGGGACTTTGGCGGTAACCGTTGCAGCAGTACCAGAACCAGCTAATCTCAGTGATGTCTATGCCACTTCCAACAAAGCGGTCGTGAAGTCGGTCCATGCGATACAGCAGAAACTGCTGACAGCGATGAGCGACAGGCAATCGACGGTGCGTTTTGTTTACCAGGGCGAGACCAAATCGCTGAAATCGCAGCTAAAAGACGCACTTGATCAGGCGATGGCCAGTGATCCTTATATCCATTACACCATTGCCAGCTATAGCTACGACTATCGTGGAACATCCAGTTCCGCCAATGTTACCGTCCGGTTGAGCTATCGCGAGACCGCGGAGCAGACGAACTACGTGAACCAGCATACCGACCGCATTTTGAAGCAGATCATCAAGCCGGGCATGAATGATCATGAGAAGGTGAAAGCCATCCATGATTGGGTTGTCCGCAACTTGAAATACGATACGACGCTTACGAAATATACGGCCTATGACGGGCTTTACACGGGGAGCACGGTATGCCAGGGTTATTCTCTATTAACGCATAAGCTGCTGAAGGAAGCCGGGATTCAGAACAAAATCGTGGAGGGTACGGCTTACGCCTCCGACAATCCAGAGGGCCAGCTCCATGCCTGGAATCTGGTCCTTCTGGATGGCAAATGGTACCACCTGGACACGACGTGGAACGATCCCGTTCCTGATCGTGACAACGAGGTATCCTACACATATTACCTCCGAACGGATGAGCAGATGGGCCGGGATCATACCTGGGTGAAATCCTATCCGAAGGCAAATACGCTTTACCGCAACACGCTGGCCGGGCTGGCCGCGAAGGATCGTTCGAAAGCGGGATCATATGAAGCGATTAAGAAGGATCTGGAGTATCAGTTATACGATGCCCGCGCCATCGTCAGCTCCCACCTTCAGCTTCAGCCGCTGGTGAAGGCAGCGAAGGCGGAAGGCAGCCGTAAGCTGGTATTCCGGTTTGACGGGAGCGAGCGAGAGCTTGTGAGCGTGCTCCAGCAGCTGCAGTTAAAGAACAATCTGGGGTCCATCAAGTATTACCACAATGCTTTTGAAAACACGGGTGATCTTAGAGTGCAGATCATATGGTAGATGTCCGTGCCAAATGAAAAACAGCTTCCTCCCAACAACGGGAGGAAGCTGTTTTTTATGCTTGTTCGTCTTTATTATGATTTGGCATCCGTGCTCAAATCGCACTCATCCAATGGCACGATGCGGCTCTTCTTAATCAAGCGGTAGCCGAACCAGATGGAGAGGAACAACGGAATGCTGACATACGTGGCAATGATCGTTAACCAGTCGATCTCCCCGCTGAAATTGCCTTGACCGATAATGGCCACGAGACAGAGCAGGAAAGCGAAGATGGGGCCGAAGGGGAACCAGCGCGCACGGAACGGAAGATCCTTCAGGTCCTTGCCTTGGGCAACGTAGGCTTTGCGGAAGCGGTAATGACTCACCGCAATCGCCAGCCAGTTAATGAATCCGCACATCCCGGAGGCGTTAAGAAGCCACACGTAAACGACGCCATCGCCGAAGAAGGAGGCCAGGAATGCCAGCATGCCCACGGCGGAGGTTACGATCAGGGCTGCAACCGGCACGCCGCGGCTGTTCAGGCGGCTCAGCCATTTCGGAGCCATGCCCTGCTTCGCCATGGCATACAGGACGCGGGTCGAGGCATACATCCCGGAGTTGCCGGCAGACAGCACGGAGCTGAGAATGACCGCATTCATTACGGAAGCCGCAAACGCAAGGCCGGCTTTCTCAAACACCAGGGTGAATGGGCTGACACCGATATTGTCGACCCCGGATTGAAGCAAGCTCGGATGGGTGTACGGGATCAGCATGCCGATAACAAAAATGGCGAAAATGTAGAAGATCAGGATGCGCCAGAAAACCTGACGAATGGCTTTGGGCACATGTTTTCTCGGATTCTCGCTTTCGCCAGCGGCTACCCCGATCAGCTCGGTTCCCTGAAAGGAGAAGCCTGCAGCCATAAACACGCCGACCAGCGCGAAGAATCCGCCGTGTACCGGCCCGTCGCCTAGGCTAAAGTTGCTGAATCCGACTGCTTCGCCGCCAAGAATACCGAAAATCATCATAACGCCGATGATAAGAAATACAATGACGGTCGCTACTTTAATGATAGCAAACCAATATTCCGATTCGCCGTATCCTTTGGCGGATAGAATGTTTAAGCCGAACATAATCGCCAGGAACAGAAGGCTCCAGAGAAATGACG
Proteins encoded:
- a CDS encoding transglutaminase domain-containing protein — translated: MKRSRGTIVKLLFIGTLAVTVAAVPEPANLSDVYATSNKAVVKSVHAIQQKLLTAMSDRQSTVRFVYQGETKSLKSQLKDALDQAMASDPYIHYTIASYSYDYRGTSSSANVTVRLSYRETAEQTNYVNQHTDRILKQIIKPGMNDHEKVKAIHDWVVRNLKYDTTLTKYTAYDGLYTGSTVCQGYSLLTHKLLKEAGIQNKIVEGTAYASDNPEGQLHAWNLVLLDGKWYHLDTTWNDPVPDRDNEVSYTYYLRTDEQMGRDHTWVKSYPKANTLYRNTLAGLAAKDRSKAGSYEAIKKDLEYQLYDARAIVSSHLQLQPLVKAAKAEGSRKLVFRFDGSERELVSVLQQLQLKNNLGSIKYYHNAFENTGDLRVQIIW
- a CDS encoding amino acid permease → MNRKKAPAASLKQSFKARHMTMIALGGSIGTGLFLASGTAIASAGPGGALIAYAAVGLMVYFLMTSLGELATYLPDSGSFSTYASRFVSPAFGFAVGWNFWYNWAVTIAAELAAATVIIKFWFPDSPSFLWSLLFLAIMFGLNILSAKGYGESEYWFAIIKVATVIVFLIIGVMMIFGILGGEAVGFSNFSLGDGPVHGGFFALVGVFMAAGFSFQGTELIGVAAGESENPRKHVPKAIRQVFWRILIFYIFAIFVIGMLIPYTHPSLLQSGVDNIGVSPFTLVFEKAGLAFAASVMNAVILSSVLSAGNSGMYASTRVLYAMAKQGMAPKWLSRLNSRGVPVAALIVTSAVGMLAFLASFFGDGVVYVWLLNASGMCGFINWLAIAVSHYRFRKAYVAQGKDLKDLPFRARWFPFGPIFAFLLCLVAIIGQGNFSGEIDWLTIIATYVSIPLFLSIWFGYRLIKKSRIVPLDECDLSTDAKS